One Spea bombifrons isolate aSpeBom1 chromosome 1, aSpeBom1.2.pri, whole genome shotgun sequence DNA window includes the following coding sequences:
- the LOC128496815 gene encoding uncharacterized protein LOC128496815, producing MLLVLRSLPRGCGPYIIFFHDWVWISSDPWIPLTVQVLLADGFSRHWRDASDWRLLGRVLHLDLFASRTNPQTVISRVIHHLCWDGGPLVLVTPPVACSAVVSSPAAVICPGSSGDPISVLSPDRPGGPGSCAHPGKTSPPGRMDDFRGPRTVSGLLEAAQSLLRKSWAPGTSMSYRTAWRGWAPWSLGRHMDPLGSLSLPPFAWYSFIPSFGAALRFSVGSSCRVSFPFGMARQRFTLPPTVVGETYPSVVSLMLS from the exons ATGCTTCTTGTCCTTCGTTCCCTTCCTCGGGGTTGCGGGCCATATATCATCTTTTTCCACGACTGGGTGTGGATTTCGTCGGACCCTTGGATCCCCCTAACGGTACAG GTTCTCTTGGCGGACGGGTTCTCCAGACACTGGCGGGATGCGAGCGACTGGAGACTTCTCGGTCGGGTCTTGCACCTGGACCTATTTGCATCCAGGACGAATCCCCAGACGGTCATTTCGAGGGTCATCCATCACCTGTGTTGGGACGGGGGGCCTTTGGTTCTGGTGACCCCCCCCGTGGCATGCTCAGCCGTGGTTTCCAGCCCTGCTGCAGTTATCTGCCCAGGATCCTCTGGAGATCCCATCTCTGTACTATCCCCTGACAGGCCCGGAGGTCCAGGTTCATGCGCTCAtcctggaaagacatctcctccTGGTCGTATGGACGATTTCAGGGGACCCCGAACGGTCTCGGGCCTATTGGAGGCGGCTCAGTCCTTGCTCCGCAAatcttgggctccaggtaccagTATGTCATACCGGACAGCTTGGCGAGGCTGGGCTCCTTGGAGTTTGGGACGGCACATGGATCCCCTTGGCTCCCTTAGTCTGCCACCTTTTGCGTGGTATTCATTTATCCCGTCCTTCGGCGCCGCGCTACGGTTCTCTGTGGGAAGTAGCTGTCGTGTTAGTTTTCCATTCGGGATGGCCAGACAACGATTCACTCTCCCTCCAACAGTTGTCGGCGAAACTTACCCTTCTGTTGTGTCTCTTATGCTTTCGTAG